One region of Triticum aestivum cultivar Chinese Spring unplaced genomic scaffold, IWGSC CS RefSeq v2.1 scaffold92288, whole genome shotgun sequence genomic DNA includes:
- the LOC123176081 gene encoding uncharacterized protein, translating to MAYHALSELKPGVKNWNVCVHVSHLWEYRGGTDTGPVQHVDMVLVNNKGNAMYAEIGKDDLEHKAPLLADGNTYTLTRFMVSLATLLWKQWLTSKMAFWSSCTTLFRFWTSQPMWERTSALYCWVIVSVSAAAFLCIARQPTLTTKRTIVLEDHFYFIFSVLEVYIWFKLQTY from the exons ATGGCCTACCATGCTCTGTCGGAACTGAAACCCGGAGTGAAGAACTGGAATGTCTGCGTTCATGTCTCCCACCTCTGGGAATACCGCGGTGGCACCGACACTGGTCCGGTGCAACATGTAGATATGGTTCTGGTCAATAACAAG GGAAATGCTATGTACGCTGAGATAGGAAAGGATGACTTGGAGCATAAAGCTCCGCTATTGGCTGACGGCAACACATACACTCTGACCAGATTCATGGTGTCGCTTGCCACACTATTGTGGAAGCAGTGGCTGACATCCAAGATGGCTTTCTGGAGTTCGTGTACGACCCTATTCCGTTTCTGGACCTCGCAGCCTATGTGGGAGAGAACAAGCGCTTT ATATTGTTGGGTCATAGTGAGTGTCTCTGCTGCTGCATTTCTCTGCATTGCGCGCCAGCCAACTCTGACCACCAAACGCACTATAGTCCTGGAAGACCACTTTTATTTCATTTTCTCTGTTCTTGAGGTTTATATATGGTTCAAACTTCAAACATATTAA